A genome region from Pristis pectinata isolate sPriPec2 chromosome 40, sPriPec2.1.pri, whole genome shotgun sequence includes the following:
- the LOC127587517 gene encoding C2 calcium-dependent domain-containing protein 4C-like, producing MSRDVRMWFLQILGPGRSAGSRGRSADSHLNVLTPDNIPEFCIPPRRAASPGRRPGALQAARRHHIQVESAGPGPGEMEGQEVPMSGPGLVPLHANPSEIIYLPKSPHTRRKESLFHSPEAWPGAYLGPQGVNPGPWAHPGLHGPWALDSDTASSADSSPFSSPLPPRACGQRGFRPSEPPLSVPAKETALALDRGGTLRVEAEYRPEDGRLRLRLLTGQDLYPASFQARDVGCCVSLCLLPGKAQKQRSAIVRRSREPVFNEDFFFEGLSQDELSRRALRFKVLNRASGVRRDCVMGQCCLELFSVLPAAHALSRG from the coding sequence ATGTCCCGGGACGTCCGCATGTGGTTCCTGCAGATCCTCGGCCCTGGCAGGTCGGCCGGATCCAGGGGCCGGAGCGCCGACTCCCACCTCAACGTGCTGACACCCGACAACATTCCTGAGTTCTGCATCCCTCCCCGCAGGGCCGCGTCCCCCGGGCGGAGGCCCGGGGCCCTCCAGGCCGCTCGCCGTCACCACATCCAGGTGGAGAGCGCAGGCCCCGGCCcgggggagatggaggggcaggAGGTCCCGATGTCAGGGCCTGGACTGGTCCCGCTGCACGCCAACCCGTCCGAGATCATCTACCTGCCCAAGAGCCCCCACACCCGCAGGAAAGAGTCCCTCTTCCACAGCCCCGAGGCCTGGCCTGGGGCCTACTTGGGCCCGCAGGGGGTTAATCCGGGCCCTTGGGCCCACCCGGGCCTTCATGGGCCTTGGGCCTTGGACAGCGACACCGCCTCCTCGGCCGACTCCTCGCCTTTCAGCTCCCCATTGCCCCCCCGGGCCTGCGGGCAGCGGGGGTTCCGTCCATCGGAGCCTCCCCTCAGCGTCCCGGCCAAGGAGACCGCGCTGGCCCTGGACAGGGGCGGGACGCTAAGGGTGGAGGCCGAGTACAGGCCGGAGGACGGGAGGCTTCGCCTCAGGCTGTTGACGGGCCAGGACCTGTACCCGGCGTCCTTCCAGGCCCGGGATGTGGGCTGCTGCGTGTCTCTCTGCCTCCTGCCCGGCAAGGCCCAGAAACAGCGGAGTGCCATCGTCAGGAGGAGCCGGGAACCCGTCTTCAACGAGGACTTCTTCTTCGAGGGACTGTCCCAGGATGAGCTGAGCCGCCGGGCCTTGAGGTTCAAAGTCCTGAACCGGGCCTCGGGGGTCAGGAGGGACTGCGTGATGGGGCAGTGCTGCCTGGAACTGTTCTCCGTCCTCCCTGCGGCCCACGCCCTGAGCAGGGGCTAG